DNA from Bradyrhizobium diazoefficiens USDA 110:
AGTGCTCGTTGGCGCGATCCCCGGTCGAGCCGTCCTCGATCTTGCCGGGGATGCGGACGAACCTGTCCCAGATCGAGGCCCCTCGCCCGCCCTCGTTGACGGCGCCCTCGACCTGGTAGGACGAGGTCGCCGTGCCCCAGAGAAAGCCTTCCGGAAAGCCGCTGTCGCGCGAGGCCGCGGCCGCCGGCTTGGCGTCGGCGCCGTCCAGAGGGTTTGCGATTGCCGCCGCGGACAATCCCGCCAGCGCGGCAAACTGGCGACGCGAGACCTTGTCCGACATGTGATGCTGCCCCCGGGATGATGCTGGTGCAGCGGCACAATGACCGGTCGCGGGCGGTTTGAGAAGCGAGCTTTGAGGAAGGTCGGATGCAGAATTGCGCCGCCCGGGCCGCGACATAAGGATGCGGGCGACCCAGCCGGCCGGCGAAGCGCTCCCGCGATCAGCGCGAGCGCTTGGGCAGCTTTGGAAGCTTGCGGGGATTGAACGCAGGGAGCTGTCCGGCTTGTTCAGGTGCCGCCGGCTTCTGTTCCGTCAGAATGAGCGTTCCATGGAGGATCATTCCCGGCACTTGTTGCGCCGTCGCCGTGTAGGTCGCGATCTTGCCGGGGCAGTGTCCCTCGATGTCCAGCGTGAGTTCATCATCGACGCCGAAGACCGTCGCACGTCCATCGGTATGACGTTTCGTCAACACGGTTGCGGTGAAGCGATCGCCGTCGACCTTGCAGGAGCCGTGATACGTCATCAGGCTGTCGCGGCCCCAAATCTGGCCGTCTGCGACATGGACGATACCCGTCCCCTGATCGAGGGGCGTCTTGTACCACGCCGTGTAGGTGCCATCCTTCAGCATGGGAGCCGTCTCCCCTGGTAGTCCCCCGCAAACAATCCGCATGATTAGCGCTAAGAAAGCGTTAATCGCGCGGCCCGTGCCAATCCGGTCGGTCCCTGCGCAGCTCGGCTTCAAGATCCTCGATGATGCTATGAAGCAGACACGCGGCAAGCGGGTCGGTCACTTCCCGTTCCAGATGCCGATAACGCGCGATCCGGGATTCCTGCTCTCTCAACTGGTGCTCTGTCATCAGACGGGCCCTCCGGCAAACCGACGCGCAGACAGCCAAACAGTTTCGTTAAAATTTTCGGATCATTTGCCATGGTTTCCGGTCCGTTAAGAGGGCGTCAGGCTTTACCCGCGCGCGGCATGCGGCAGTCAGAGCCAAAGACGCACGCCGGTCATGTCCCCGCTCCCTCACCTGCCCGGCCGGCCAACGCGCGGCTGACCAAACGGTCGGACGCCCCCATCAGGGCGGCCGCATAGGACGGCTCGCTGGCTGACGGGCTCGGCAGGATGGCCTCCGCCCTGTTGTTGAACATCGCGCCGCTGCGGCCATTGAGGTCGCGCGACACCAATAGCGGGACCAGCCGCGCGGCGTATGTATCCGGCTCGATCATCATGAAGCTGGTCAGCCATTCCACGACGGCGACAAGCGCGCGCGACCCGAGCAGATTGGCGCGGATGTTGGTCCTGACGAAGCCGGGGTTGAGGCCGAAGACATCGACGTCGGGAAAACGCCTGGCGGCCTGAAGGACAAGCACCTCGTTTCCGGACACGGTGTTCGAGTGTGCGGAGAAGCGCCTGTAACCTTGTTCCGAGTTGAGGTCGTCGACATCGGCCTTCTGCTCCGTGCCCGGAAATCCCATGACGAAGATGCGGGGCCTCAGGTCGGTCCTCGTCCGGTCCTTGCCGAGACGCGGTGCGATCTCGTTCAGGATGACGAGGCGGCTCAAATAGCTGACGGCAAGATCGCGTTCGATGCCTTCGGGTGTCACCTCGCGTTTGGGGCCGGCCATGATGCCGGTCGTGAAGACGACGATGTCGATGTTTCCGGCGGGCAGCTCGGCGCCGATCCGCCTCGCATCCCGCATCGAGCTCAAATCGGCCCTCAAGAACGTGATGCGCGGCACCTCCTGATCGCGGAAAGTCTGACCGACGACCAGGACATTCGCGCCCTTCGCCGCAAATTGATGGCTGAGCGCGCGACCGATGCCGCCGGTGCCACCGATCACCGCGACATTCAGTCCGTTGAGCCGGAGGCTTTCGAGCGGCGGCGGAGTGACATTCTGGCTCTTGTCCAATTCCACGCGTTTCATTGCAGGTCTGCCTTCCGCAAGCATTGATGAAGAACAGCGGCCGCACCACGAATGCGGTACAGGACCGATGACTCAGACGGCCGCAATCGCGTCCAATGCGGGATAGTCGGTGTACCCGCGGGCGGTGCCGCCGAAGAACGTCGTGCGATCGGCCTCGTTCAGGAGCGCGCCGGATTTCAGGCGCGCGATGAAATCGGGATTTGCCAGGATCATCTGGCCGTATGCTTCCAGATCGGCCAGTCCCGCAGCGACGTCGGAGCCGATGCGATCGCGCGGACGCCCCGGCCTGTTCACGATCAGCTTGCCGCGCCACAGCCTGCGCAGATCGGCCAGAAGGCGCTCGTCGCCCTGATGCATGATGTGAAGGTAGGCGAGCGAGAGCTTGTCGAGCTCGCCGACCAGATGGCGATACAGATCCGGTCCTTCGGCGCCTTCGTCGATGCCCCACATCGTGATGCCAGGCGACAGGCGGATCGCCGTCCTGTCCGCGCCGATCTCCCCGGCGATGGCGGTGGCCACCTCGATGGCGAAACGTGCGCGATTTTCGATGGAGCCGCCATATGCGTCGGTTCTTGTGTTCGCGCTCGGCGCAATGAACTGCTGCACCAGATATCCATTGGCGCCATGGATCTCGACGCCGTCAGCCCCCGCCGCGATGGCGTGGCGCGCGGCGTCGCGGAAGTCGGCGACGGTCCGGCGCACGTCATCGGTCGCGAGCGACCGCGGCTGCGGGATATCCTGCATGCCCTTCGGCGTGAAGATCGGCGTATCAGGCGCGATCGCGGACGGGGCCACACCCTGCCGGTGATGCGGCGTGTTATCAGGATGCGACATGCGTCCGGCATGCATGAGCTGGATGAAGATATGGCCGCCCTTGCCGTGGACGGCGTCCGTAACCTTGCGCCAGCCGGCGACATGTGCGGGCGTGTAGATGCCCGGCGTTGTCATGTAGCCCTGCCCGTCATCGGATGGCTGCGTACCCTCGGTGACGATCAGTCCAACCCCGGCGCGCTGCGCGTAATATTCGGCGGCGAGGCCGCCGGGAACGCCACCGGCATCGGCGCGCGACCGCGTCATAGGCGCCATGACCAAGCGGTTCGAAAGCTCAAGTCCACCGATGCGGACGGGACTGAATAGCGAGTTCATGGCGGGTTCCTTCTCGAAGACGACTGAGAAGGGAGATGGACCCTCCACCTAATGGAATAAATACCGTATAATGGATCAGATTGATCCATATATGGGATAATTACATGGAGCTGTTGAACGACATGGCGCTCTTCGTGGAGGTCGTGAAGGCCAGGAGTTTCCGAGGCGCAGCCGCGACGCTCGACATGCCCAACTCGACCCTGTCGCGACGGATCAGCCTGCTCGAGAAGGAAATCGGGTTGCGCCTGCTGAACCGGACGACGCGCAGGGTCGAATTGACCGAAGCCGGCCAGCTCTATTTCGAGCGCTGCAAGCGCATCGTCGACGAGGCGCGACTGGCGCACGAGCAACTCGGCGAGATGCTGGCGCGGCCGAGCGGACTGCTGCGCGTCTCACTGCCGGTGGACTTCGCCAACACCTATCTGGCCCCGCTGATCACCGAATTCGCGCAGCATTATCCCGGTATCGATTTCGAATTCGACCTGACGCCGCGGCGCGTCGATCTGGTTTCCGAGCCGTACGATCTGGCGATCCGCATCGGAGAATCCGCGGCGTCCCACATGATCGCACGGCCGCTCGCCCGCCTGCACGGCAATCTCTACGCCTCGCCGCGCTATCTCGAACTCAACGGCGAGCCGCGCGAACCGGCCGATCTTGCACGCCATCAATGTCTCTGTCAGACGAGGGTGAGCACATGGACGCTGCACAACGGAACGCAAACGGTCGAAGCCGAAATTGCCGGCCGTTTTCACCTCAACAGCATTGGCATGCTCCGCCGCCTCGCGACGCTCGACATGGGCATTGCTTTCACGCCGCAGGAAATCGTCGCCGACGAAGTCGCATCCGGCCGGCTGCGCCGCATTCTACCGCAATGGCAGGGCTTGCCCATGACCATCTACGCCGTGACCGAGACCAGACTGCTCCCCGCCAAGACGCAGCGCTTCATCGAGTTTCTGCGCGAACGGCTGAGCCGGGGGTAGATCGTGCCGCTCCAACCTCCCGTCTGCAGATCGCGCGTCGAGTTCACGCTTGCGAAAGATTGAGGCCCAAGCGAATCCACGATGTCACGGCACGTCGCCGGCCTTGCGACTCCCGCCGATGCTGTGCGGCTTGTTGAGGAAGAACTCCCGATTGCCGAGAGCGGCCTCCGCGTATTGATCGATCGCGACCTGGATGGCCTCGATGTGCATCCGGCACCAACCTTCGTAGCAAGACAGGCGCCGCGCATGATCGAGCGCCTTCAGGAATTCCGGCGGCTCCTGCATGTCGGAGAAGTAGGTCGGCCTCTCCCCCTTCATGCCCGTGCCACCTCTCGCGGCGGGACAAGACGGCGCTTCTCGGCATGGACGCGCGGCGGCGTCGGCCGCCGGCGGGGAATGAAGAGGCTGGCGACGACAATCGGGTCGGTGTCACCAAGGGCGGCTCGCTCCTGGACGAGCCCGCTCATCACCGTGCGCATCTTCATGACCTCGTGGGCCACGAAAGTGCAGTCCTCGTCCCGGTTGATCTGTTCATGCATGATCGCTTCAGCCTCACGCATGCTGACACGTAACGCTCTGATAACTCTACGGATTTCACTGATGCGGTTGTCCATGGCTCGCTCCCTGGCTGGACGGCCAGCATAAGAACAAATCATGAACATTGTGTCAATCGGCCTAAGGTAGAACAGGTCGGTGCCGACACCCCATCACGAGCCTGGCGAAAGGTCGATCCGCCGAACTCAGAATGTCACCCGCATCCCCGCATAGAACGCGCGCGGCCTTGCCGGGCTCAGCGAGCGCGGGTCGGTGAATTCTGCGCCGCCATTGGTGAAGTTGGGCAAGGCTTCGCGGTCGAAGAACTGTCCGTAGGTCGCGTAACGCTTGTCGAAGATGTTGTCGACCTTGCCATAGAGCTGGATGTTCTTCGCGACCTGGTACGAGGTGTGGAGATTGAACACCGTGTAGGACGGCAGCTTCGAATACTGGTTGGACTCGTCGCCGACGAAATACTGGCTCGAGACGAACAGCGCATTGCCCCCGACTTTCCAGACGTCGGTGACGTTGTAGTCGATGCCGACCTTGACCCGGTGGCGCGGGATCGCGGGAATCTGGTCGCCGGGCAGGACCTGGATGGTCTCGGTCACGGGATCCCTGAACGGACTTTCGGAGCCGAGCTCGAAAGCGTCGAGATAGCGTGCGTCGACGAACGCATAGCTCGCCTGGAACTGGAGCGTGGGCGACTTGATGTTGACCTCGGCCTCGAGCCCCTGACGCCGCGTCCTGCCGACATTGGTGAAATAGCCGAAGCCGGTGCGTCCGACCGCAGGAACGGCGACGATGTCGTCATAATTGGTGGCGCGGAAGCCGCCGATCTTCCATCCGAGCGTACCGATGTTCAGCTCCTTGGTGCCGCGCAGACCTGCCTCCATGGTCTTGGACACGACCTGATTCAGCGGCGGGTCCGAAACCAGAAACGCCGCGAGCAGGCAGGGCCGGACCGGGTCGGCGCAGCCGAGCTCGAGCGGCGTGGGCACGCGGTTGGCCTCGGAATAGCCGGCATAGGCCGTCAGCTCCGGCGTGATCTTGTAGGTGCCGCCGATCACCGGATTGAAGCGGGTGAAGGTGTGATCGCCGTTGAGACTGGTGCCGAGCTGATCCTCCAGCGTAATGCGCGCCACGTTGAAGCGGCCGCCGCCGGTGATGGCGAGCGCATCCGTGACGTTGAACGTGTCCATCGCGTAGAGGCCGTTATACTGATTGACGGTCCGCAGCGAGACCGGACCTGCGACGGTGTCAGGTACGCCGGTCGGTCCCAGGAAGATGCCGCTGCCGCTGACGACGTAGTTTTCTCCCATCGTGCCGATCTCGGCGGTCGCATTGTAGCGCGTGACACTGGCGTCGTAGCTTGTGCCCATCACGAAACGATTGTCGTGCCCGAACAGTTGATCGGTGTTGGTGGCCTGCCCCGACACGCCGAAGCTGGTCGACCGTATCGAGCTGCGGTCGATCTCGCCGAGGATCGTTCCCGGCGCAAAAGGATTGGCGAGCTGCACGCCGTTGGTACCGTTCGCGGGCGTGGTGTCATTGCCGAAGCAAAGCAGCGTTGGATCCGCACCGCATTCCTGCACATCGGTCGGGTTGCCGTCGACCAGCTTCTGCTCGTATCTGCGCAGATGCGCGGTGCCTTCCAGCGTCCAGGTCGGCGTCGCATCGACCTTTCCGGTGAAATTGAGATAGCCGACGCGGTTGCTTGTGGTCTGCGGCGTCGTGTAGGTCGCGCCCCAATACTTGTCGAGCAGCTCGGCCGGAACGGTGGCGCTGGCCCCGAAATCGTTCTTGGCGATGCCCATGTTGGCGTGGAATTCGCTGTCGCCGGCCTTGTAGCCGACGTCGCCGTAGAAGCGCCGCACGTCAGATTGCGAGAAATTGCGGAAGCCGTTGTCGTGCAGGCCTTCGAGCGCGGCGTAGACGCCGTAATTCTTGTCGACCTGCTTGCCCCATTGCGCCGAGCCCTGGATGCGGCCGAACGAGCCGCCCATGACGTCGAGCTCGGCCCCCTGATAGGTGAAGCCGTCCTTCATCTGCAGATTGAGGGCCCCGCCGAGCGCGTTGAGGCCGAAGGCGGGATTGTTGGTCACCAGCGTCACCGACCTGATCGCGGCGGTCGGGATCAGGTCCCAGTTGACCGCGTCCGAGAAGGCTTCGTTGATGCGGACGCCGTTCTGGTACACGGCAAGGCCCTGCGGCGTGCCCGTCACCGGCGAGGCAACGAAGCCGCGGAATTCGACATCCGGCTGAAACGGATTGCCGGTGACTTCGGTGATATTTACGCCGGCGATGTTGTCGCGCAGCGCGTCGGTGACGTTGAGCGAGCCGGTCCGCTTGATCTGGTTGGCATCGACGGCGTTGATGGCCGACGGAACCTTGTCGACATCGAGACCCCTGCCGGTGCCCGGCGCGGTCGGGTAGACGTAGATGCGTGTCTTGGGGCTGCTCGACGACGATGCTCCTGCTTGCGCCACCGGCCGCGACGGCACGTTGCGCCTTGTCGTCGCGGGCGGCGGCGCCGTCACCTCGACCGGCGGCAGGTTCTGAACGTTGGTCTCCTCATCCTGCGCAGCCCCGGCAGGGCCCGCAACGACCACCCCCGACAGCAGCCCCGTCGAAACCGAGGCCATCAACAAACGACGCTTGAACCAAAGACGCTTGACCATCCCAGCCTTCCCATCCGTGACCACCGGCTGTTTTGATTTTCGCCGTTTGGTCGAGACGAGTGTATTCGGCAGCAGCTCACGCGCCAGCCACAAAAGATCGGGCAATATCCGCGCCCGTTTTCCCGACCAAATCGGGAATTTTTCCCGATCAGGCCGCCGCCGTCGGCACCAGCGCCTCGACGGTCAGGCCGCCGTCGCCGGAGACGACGTTGAGCGTGCCGCCCAGCGCCAGAATCCGCTCGCGCATGCCGACGAGGCCGAAGCCGAGCTTCTGGCCTGGCTCCATGCCGCGGCCATTGTCGCTGACCCGCACCAGGGCACAGAAGCGGCCATCGCGCGTGAGCTGCTCCGCCGGCTCGATGACGACATTGACCGTGGTCGCGCCGGCATGACGGAACACGTTGGTGAGCGCTTCCTGCACGACGCGGTAGATGGTGAGGTCGGCGGTCTCTCCGGTCGCCCCGAGCCCGGACGCGATCGTGGTCTGGATCGTGACGTCGGGATGCGACTCCCGCCACAGCCGCGACAGCGATTCGAGTGCCTGGCCGAGGCCAAGCTCGGCGAGGCCGACGGGCCGCAGCCGCTCCAGCACGCGGCGGGTGAATTGCTGGAGCGCGTTGATCTGTTCCAGCATGGCGCTGCCGTGTTTTCGCACGGCGTCCGCGCTCGGCGCGCGTCCATCCGCCTGTTTCGCCAGCGCGCTGGCATGCGCGCGCAGCGAAAACAGATACGGCCCGAACTCGTCATGCAGCTCGCGCGCGATCTCCTTGCGCTCCACGTCCTGGAGCGACAC
Protein-coding regions in this window:
- a CDS encoding SDR family NAD(P)-dependent oxidoreductase gives rise to the protein MKRVELDKSQNVTPPPLESLRLNGLNVAVIGGTGGIGRALSHQFAAKGANVLVVGQTFRDQEVPRITFLRADLSSMRDARRIGAELPAGNIDIVVFTTGIMAGPKREVTPEGIERDLAVSYLSRLVILNEIAPRLGKDRTRTDLRPRIFVMGFPGTEQKADVDDLNSEQGYRRFSAHSNTVSGNEVLVLQAARRFPDVDVFGLNPGFVRTNIRANLLGSRALVAVVEWLTSFMMIEPDTYAARLVPLLVSRDLNGRSGAMFNNRAEAILPSPSASEPSYAAALMGASDRLVSRALAGRAGEGAGT
- a CDS encoding alkene reductase produces the protein MNSLFSPVRIGGLELSNRLVMAPMTRSRADAGGVPGGLAAEYYAQRAGVGLIVTEGTQPSDDGQGYMTTPGIYTPAHVAGWRKVTDAVHGKGGHIFIQLMHAGRMSHPDNTPHHRQGVAPSAIAPDTPIFTPKGMQDIPQPRSLATDDVRRTVADFRDAARHAIAAGADGVEIHGANGYLVQQFIAPSANTRTDAYGGSIENRARFAIEVATAIAGEIGADRTAIRLSPGITMWGIDEGAEGPDLYRHLVGELDKLSLAYLHIMHQGDERLLADLRRLWRGKLIVNRPGRPRDRIGSDVAAGLADLEAYGQMILANPDFIARLKSGALLNEADRTTFFGGTARGYTDYPALDAIAAV
- a CDS encoding LysR family transcriptional regulator, which gives rise to MELLNDMALFVEVVKARSFRGAAATLDMPNSTLSRRISLLEKEIGLRLLNRTTRRVELTEAGQLYFERCKRIVDEARLAHEQLGEMLARPSGLLRVSLPVDFANTYLAPLITEFAQHYPGIDFEFDLTPRRVDLVSEPYDLAIRIGESAASHMIARPLARLHGNLYASPRYLELNGEPREPADLARHQCLCQTRVSTWTLHNGTQTVEAEIAGRFHLNSIGMLRRLATLDMGIAFTPQEIVADEVASGRLRRILPQWQGLPMTIYAVTETRLLPAKTQRFIEFLRERLSRG
- a CDS encoding TonB-dependent receptor — encoded protein: MVKRLWFKRRLLMASVSTGLLSGVVVAGPAGAAQDEETNVQNLPPVEVTAPPPATTRRNVPSRPVAQAGASSSSSPKTRIYVYPTAPGTGRGLDVDKVPSAINAVDANQIKRTGSLNVTDALRDNIAGVNITEVTGNPFQPDVEFRGFVASPVTGTPQGLAVYQNGVRINEAFSDAVNWDLIPTAAIRSVTLVTNNPAFGLNALGGALNLQMKDGFTYQGAELDVMGGSFGRIQGSAQWGKQVDKNYGVYAALEGLHDNGFRNFSQSDVRRFYGDVGYKAGDSEFHANMGIAKNDFGASATVPAELLDKYWGATYTTPQTTSNRVGYLNFTGKVDATPTWTLEGTAHLRRYEQKLVDGNPTDVQECGADPTLLCFGNDTTPANGTNGVQLANPFAPGTILGEIDRSSIRSTSFGVSGQATNTDQLFGHDNRFVMGTSYDASVTRYNATAEIGTMGENYVVSGSGIFLGPTGVPDTVAGPVSLRTVNQYNGLYAMDTFNVTDALAITGGGRFNVARITLEDQLGTSLNGDHTFTRFNPVIGGTYKITPELTAYAGYSEANRVPTPLELGCADPVRPCLLAAFLVSDPPLNQVVSKTMEAGLRGTKELNIGTLGWKIGGFRATNYDDIVAVPAVGRTGFGYFTNVGRTRRQGLEAEVNIKSPTLQFQASYAFVDARYLDAFELGSESPFRDPVTETIQVLPGDQIPAIPRHRVKVGIDYNVTDVWKVGGNALFVSSQYFVGDESNQYSKLPSYTVFNLHTSYQVAKNIQLYGKVDNIFDKRYATYGQFFDREALPNFTNGGAEFTDPRSLSPARPRAFYAGMRVTF